The following proteins are co-located in the Bacteroidales bacterium genome:
- a CDS encoding T9SS type A sorting domain-containing protein produces MEHKRLKLSAVLLLGFGLIGVQAQTSVNASGGDASGNGGSVSYSVGQIVYTSDKGNGGTVDQGVQHAYEIFTIGINETDMSISLTVFPNPTTENLTLQINDYNNEKLSYQLFDMQGKELSKEQIVAQQTLIDMSSLPTATYFLNVVNQENKKVQSFKIIKIQ; encoded by the coding sequence ATGGAACACAAAAGATTAAAATTAAGTGCTGTACTCTTATTAGGTTTTGGACTAATAGGAGTACAGGCACAAACAAGCGTTAACGCCTCAGGTGGTGATGCTTCTGGAAATGGAGGCTCTGTTTCATACAGCGTTGGACAAATAGTTTACACCTCTGATAAAGGAAATGGTGGAACAGTTGACCAAGGCGTGCAGCATGCCTATGAAATTTTTACCATAGGTATTAATGAAACAGATATGAGTATTTCACTCACTGTATTTCCAAACCCAACAACGGAAAACTTAACCTTGCAAATAAACGATTATAACAACGAAAAGTTGTCGTATCAGTTATTTGACATGCAGGGGAAAGAATTAAGTAAAGAGCAAATTGTAGCACAGCAAACACTAATAGATATGAGCAGTTTGCCAACAGCTACATACTTTTTAAACGTTGTAAACCAAGAAAACAAAAAAGTTCAATCATTTAAAATCATTAAAATTCAGTAA